Proteins from one Haloarchaeobius litoreus genomic window:
- a CDS encoding peptidoglycan recognition protein family protein, whose translation MTGNRRQFLRATGASLGALALSGMAATTATAADPTDDWQPADSSNYTNASRSASDIRWVVLHTIEGSYEGCISWFQNPDSNVSSHYVVGNQADQTTKMVQLEDVAWTQGNGPYNDTGVSIEMEGYANSTDFNDNIYQQTADVVRYVCETYDVPMQHPTYDIAPCSAYDGQGGVIGHEQIPSPYDCSQVTGGKVDPGDTWDWDYFMSLVNDGSGGGGGGSDPTFADGDIVHNTTDLNTREQPDTSATLVDTFPADTTAEVVNGPVESDGYTWWGLHWLDADVWGWSVEAYLAAGGGATFSDEQPVQTTADVWVREQPGLDAPKVQVMPAYTGGNVVNGPVDEDGYTWWGVHFDDGTNVWAWCPEEWLAAV comes from the coding sequence ATGACAGGTAACAGACGGCAGTTCCTGCGGGCCACGGGTGCGTCGCTGGGCGCGCTCGCGCTCTCGGGCATGGCGGCGACGACCGCGACGGCAGCCGACCCGACCGACGACTGGCAGCCCGCGGATTCGAGCAACTACACCAACGCGAGCCGGAGCGCCTCGGACATCCGCTGGGTGGTGCTGCACACCATCGAGGGGAGCTACGAGGGCTGTATCAGCTGGTTCCAGAACCCCGACTCGAACGTCTCCTCGCACTACGTCGTCGGCAACCAGGCCGACCAGACCACGAAGATGGTCCAGCTCGAGGACGTGGCGTGGACGCAGGGCAACGGGCCCTACAACGACACCGGCGTCTCCATCGAGATGGAGGGCTACGCGAACTCGACCGACTTCAACGACAACATCTACCAGCAGACAGCCGACGTGGTCCGGTACGTCTGCGAGACGTACGACGTGCCGATGCAGCACCCGACCTACGACATCGCGCCCTGCTCGGCGTACGACGGCCAGGGCGGCGTCATCGGCCACGAGCAGATCCCCTCGCCGTACGACTGCTCACAGGTCACCGGCGGGAAGGTCGACCCCGGCGACACGTGGGACTGGGACTACTTCATGTCGCTCGTGAACGACGGCAGCGGCGGCGGGGGCGGCGGGAGCGACCCCACCTTCGCCGATGGCGACATCGTCCACAACACCACCGACCTGAACACGCGCGAGCAGCCCGACACGAGCGCGACGCTCGTCGACACGTTCCCCGCCGACACCACCGCCGAGGTCGTCAACGGTCCCGTCGAGTCCGACGGCTACACCTGGTGGGGGCTGCACTGGCTCGACGCCGACGTGTGGGGCTGGTCCGTCGAGGCGTACCTCGCTGCCGGGGGAGGTGCCACGTTCTCCGACGAGCAACCCGTCCAGACGACCGCCGACGTGTGGGTCCGCGAACAGCCGGGGCTCGACGCCCCGAAGGTCCAGGTGATGCCCGCGTACACCGGTGGCAACGTCGTCAACGGGCCGGTCGACGAGGACGGCTACACCTGGTGGGGCGTCCACTTCGACGACGGGACGAACGTCTGGGCGTGGTGCCCCGAGGAGTGGCTGGCCGCGGTGTAG
- a CDS encoding preprotein translocase subunit Sec61beta, with protein sequence MSKGENSGGLMSSAGLVRYFDAEDRNAIQIDPKTVVAFGVFFGALVMVLRVAL encoded by the coding sequence ATGAGCAAGGGAGAGAACTCCGGCGGGCTGATGTCCAGTGCCGGACTCGTCCGCTACTTCGACGCCGAGGACCGCAACGCCATCCAGATCGACCCCAAGACGGTCGTCGCGTTCGGTGTCTTCTTCGGCGCACTCGTGATGGTGCTGCGCGTCGCGCTGTAG
- the pdxT gene encoding pyridoxal 5'-phosphate synthase glutaminase subunit PdxT yields the protein MTLVAGVVAVQGDVSEHADAIRRAGRAHGEEVEVREIRDAGVVPDCDLLLVPGGESTTISRLLHEEGIAPEIVAHVEADKPMLATCAGLIVTSRDAKDDRVETLGLVDASVDRNAFGRQKDSFEAPLDVAGLDEPFPAVFIRAPVIDEVGDDVEVLATWDERPVAVRDGPVVATSFHPELTPDVRVHRLAFFAADEADPLAR from the coding sequence ATGACACTAGTCGCTGGCGTCGTCGCCGTCCAGGGCGACGTCTCCGAGCACGCCGACGCCATCCGTCGGGCGGGCCGTGCCCACGGCGAGGAGGTCGAGGTACGCGAGATACGCGATGCGGGCGTCGTCCCCGACTGCGACCTGCTGCTCGTGCCGGGCGGCGAGTCGACCACCATCTCCCGGCTGCTCCACGAGGAGGGTATCGCGCCCGAGATCGTCGCCCACGTCGAGGCCGACAAGCCGATGCTCGCGACGTGTGCCGGGCTCATCGTCACCTCGCGCGACGCGAAGGACGACCGCGTCGAGACGCTCGGCCTCGTCGATGCGAGCGTCGACCGCAACGCGTTCGGCCGACAGAAGGACAGTTTCGAGGCACCGCTCGACGTCGCGGGCCTCGACGAGCCGTTCCCGGCCGTCTTCATCCGCGCGCCGGTCATCGACGAGGTGGGCGACGACGTCGAGGTGCTGGCGACGTGGGACGAGCGCCCGGTCGCGGTGCGCGACGGGCCCGTCGTGGCGACCTCGTTCCACCCCGAGCTGACGCCCGACGTGCGCGTCCACCGGCTCGCCTTCTTCGCCGCGGACGAGGCCGACCCGCTGGCCCGGTGA
- a CDS encoding TIGR00341 family protein, producing MRLVQVMIPAGKRRAVLDALDDAGVEYALTDEMSGQEYTAVVSFPLPTEAVEPILERLREAGIERESYTVVLDAQTVVSKKFERLSEEYAEDEETGGRISREELKTEADQMAPEFSTYVLLTVISAVIATAGVLLDSAAVVVGSMVIAPLIGPAMAASVGTVLDDRGMFVRGARLQLLGVLVAILAAAGFAVLLKEARLIPPMDVTTIGQVRERLLPDFLSLAVAIGAGVAGATSLRTGVSASLVGVMIAVALIPPTAVIGIGIAYGLPLVVLGASVLVLLNVLSINLAGTATLWYAGYRPRQWFRTDEARSVTLQRIGVLVASIAVLSVFLGGVTYISYTTATIEDDMVAGVQDTVDEYPEATLVDIELVHDDNVYERAFDPRPERVVVTVARPPGESYPLLPERIASVLRNGDGLVVEVRYIDSVTVSEQGSTAQSGAAPEPRRSSSGAPWAQNSVLAEPA from the coding sequence GTGCGACTCGTCCAGGTCATGATTCCGGCCGGGAAGCGCCGGGCCGTCCTCGACGCGCTCGACGACGCGGGTGTCGAGTACGCACTGACGGACGAGATGAGCGGCCAGGAGTACACCGCCGTCGTCTCGTTCCCGCTCCCGACGGAGGCGGTGGAGCCGATCCTCGAACGCCTCCGCGAAGCCGGTATCGAACGGGAGTCCTACACGGTCGTCCTCGACGCGCAGACGGTCGTCTCGAAGAAGTTCGAGCGCCTCAGCGAGGAGTACGCCGAGGACGAGGAGACGGGCGGCCGTATCTCCCGCGAGGAGCTGAAGACGGAGGCCGACCAGATGGCACCGGAGTTCTCAACCTACGTGCTGTTGACGGTCATCAGTGCCGTCATCGCGACGGCTGGCGTGCTGCTCGACTCGGCGGCCGTCGTCGTCGGGTCGATGGTCATCGCGCCGCTCATCGGACCGGCGATGGCCGCGAGCGTCGGAACCGTCCTCGACGACCGCGGCATGTTCGTTCGGGGCGCGCGCCTCCAGCTGCTCGGCGTCCTCGTCGCCATCCTCGCGGCGGCCGGGTTCGCGGTGTTGCTCAAGGAAGCTCGCCTCATCCCGCCGATGGACGTAACCACCATCGGGCAGGTCCGCGAGCGACTGCTCCCGGATTTCCTCTCGCTCGCCGTCGCAATCGGAGCTGGCGTCGCCGGTGCGACCTCGCTCCGGACGGGCGTCTCCGCGTCGCTCGTCGGCGTCATGATCGCCGTGGCGCTCATCCCGCCGACGGCCGTCATCGGCATCGGCATCGCCTACGGGCTCCCCCTCGTGGTGCTCGGCGCGAGCGTGCTGGTGCTCCTCAACGTCCTCTCCATCAACCTCGCGGGGACAGCGACGCTCTGGTACGCGGGGTACCGCCCCAGACAGTGGTTCCGGACCGACGAGGCTCGGTCGGTGACGCTCCAGCGCATCGGGGTACTCGTCGCCTCTATCGCCGTGCTCTCGGTGTTCCTCGGCGGTGTGACCTACATATCCTACACGACGGCGACCATCGAGGACGACATGGTAGCCGGCGTTCAGGACACCGTCGACGAGTACCCGGAGGCGACGCTGGTCGACATCGAACTCGTCCACGATGACAACGTCTACGAGCGGGCGTTCGACCCCCGACCGGAGCGCGTCGTCGTCACGGTGGCGCGACCGCCCGGTGAGTCGTATCCGCTACTGCCTGAACGGATCGCGAGTGTGCTTCGGAACGGCGACGGACTGGTCGTCGAGGTCCGGTACATCGACTCCGTGACGGTATCGGAGCAGGGCAGCACCGCGCAATCGGGGGCGGCTCCGGAGCCGCGCCGCTCGTCGTCGGGCGCGCCGTGGGCGCAGAACTCGGTTCTCGCGGAGCCGGCCTAG
- a CDS encoding NOG1 family protein yields MIFESLPTTPRSEELIDKAFSRAARSGRAKSGHEAQSSMLQTASNILSDNMENVVTAWPDFDTVDPFYYELADAIVDVDELRQSLSEVSWASRKTAEIRSEYEGRMRRNDVDTARKLRKQAFARLADVVEEVEDDLLRIGEARDELKTLPDIDPDAPTIVVAGYPNVGKSSFVNTVTRARGETASYPFTTKGIGVGHFERDRVRYQVVDTPGLLDRPADERNDIEQQAISALTHLGDCLLFMVDASGDCGYPLDAQLALRDAVADDFEDVPLLTVCNKSDRSRDVDADLYMSITEDENVDGVLDAAVEAIGYELELPFEKSN; encoded by the coding sequence ATGATTTTCGAGAGCCTTCCGACGACCCCCCGGTCGGAGGAACTCATCGACAAGGCGTTCTCGCGGGCGGCCCGCTCGGGGCGAGCCAAGTCCGGCCACGAGGCCCAGAGCTCGATGCTCCAGACGGCGTCGAACATCCTCTCCGACAACATGGAGAACGTCGTCACGGCCTGGCCCGACTTCGACACGGTCGACCCGTTCTACTACGAACTCGCCGACGCCATCGTCGACGTCGACGAACTGCGACAGTCGCTCAGCGAGGTGAGCTGGGCGTCACGCAAGACAGCCGAGATCCGCTCGGAGTACGAGGGCCGGATGCGGCGCAACGACGTCGACACCGCCCGCAAACTCCGCAAGCAGGCGTTCGCCCGCCTCGCCGACGTGGTCGAAGAGGTCGAGGACGACCTGCTCCGCATCGGCGAAGCACGGGACGAGCTGAAGACGCTGCCCGACATCGACCCCGACGCGCCGACCATCGTCGTCGCCGGCTACCCGAACGTCGGCAAGTCCTCGTTCGTCAACACGGTCACCCGCGCCCGCGGCGAGACCGCCTCCTACCCGTTCACGACGAAGGGGATCGGCGTCGGCCACTTCGAACGGGACCGCGTCCGCTACCAGGTCGTCGACACGCCCGGCCTCCTCGACCGGCCCGCCGACGAGCGCAACGACATCGAACAGCAGGCCATCTCCGCGCTGACCCACCTCGGCGACTGCCTCCTGTTCATGGTCGACGCCAGCGGTGACTGCGGCTACCCGCTCGACGCACAGCTGGCGCTCCGCGACGCCGTCGCCGACGACTTCGAGGACGTCCCGCTGCTCACCGTCTGCAACAAGAGTGACCGCTCCCGGGACGTCGACGCCGACCTGTACATGAGCATCACCGAGGACGAGAACGTCGACGGTGTCCTCGACGCCGCCGTCGAGGCCATCGGCTACGAGCTCGAACTGCCCTTCGAGAAGTCGAACTAG
- the hisE gene encoding phosphoribosyl-ATP diphosphatase translates to MSGEPTGPASQSTDESTADVLDELFAVVEDRKANLPEGSYTTSLFTHEKGENAVLEKLGEETTELVLAAKDDDHEELVHESADIVYHLLVLLSMKDVDIDELRAELAERR, encoded by the coding sequence ATGAGCGGCGAACCGACCGGGCCTGCCAGCCAGTCCACCGACGAGTCGACGGCCGACGTGCTCGACGAGCTGTTCGCCGTCGTCGAGGACCGCAAGGCAAACCTCCCCGAGGGCTCCTACACGACCAGCCTGTTCACCCACGAGAAGGGCGAGAACGCGGTGCTGGAGAAGCTCGGCGAGGAGACCACGGAGCTGGTGCTCGCGGCGAAGGACGACGACCACGAGGAGCTCGTCCACGAGAGCGCGGACATCGTCTACCACCTGCTCGTCCTGCTCTCGATGAAGGACGTTGACATCGACGAGCTGCGGGCGGAGCTGGCGGAGCGGCGGTGA
- a CDS encoding ArsR family transcriptional regulator, with protein MSTTGEELEELPPSAKLVYKVLEYDGPLTQKQIVQESMLSARTVRYALERLQEIDLVNQDVYFADARQSLYEIEEEKVAADGGEADCNEAEPCCAE; from the coding sequence ATGAGCACAACCGGGGAGGAACTCGAGGAGCTACCGCCCAGCGCCAAGCTCGTGTACAAGGTGCTCGAATACGACGGCCCGCTCACGCAGAAGCAGATCGTCCAGGAGTCGATGCTCTCGGCCCGGACGGTCAGGTACGCACTGGAACGGCTACAGGAGATCGATCTCGTCAATCAGGACGTCTACTTTGCCGATGCTCGACAGAGTCTCTACGAGATCGAGGAGGAGAAAGTGGCAGCCGACGGCGGCGAGGCCGACTGCAACGAAGCCGAGCCCTGCTGCGCGGAGTAA
- a CDS encoding bifunctional nuclease family protein, translating into MNAAIDAVRVAGTRDGPVPVVVLSVEDAEDVVPIFIGFEEAMAIARGLDAEDIGRPLTHDLLLDVVEELGGRVTQVVVSAVEDGTYIADLHVATPRDDVVVDARPSDSLALAARTNAPIEISTAVFEDSRRDAGEFAELDDIREVTEYA; encoded by the coding sequence ATGAACGCAGCCATCGACGCGGTCCGCGTCGCGGGAACCCGCGACGGACCCGTCCCCGTGGTCGTCCTGAGCGTCGAGGACGCCGAGGACGTGGTCCCCATCTTCATCGGCTTCGAGGAGGCCATGGCCATCGCCCGTGGCCTCGACGCCGAGGACATCGGCCGGCCGCTGACCCACGACCTCCTGCTCGACGTGGTGGAGGAGCTGGGCGGGCGGGTCACGCAGGTCGTCGTCAGCGCGGTCGAGGACGGCACCTACATCGCGGACCTCCACGTGGCCACCCCGCGGGACGACGTCGTCGTCGACGCCCGGCCGAGCGACTCGCTCGCGCTCGCCGCCCGCACGAACGCTCCCATCGAGATCTCGACGGCGGTGTTCGAGGACAGCCGCCGCGACGCCGGGGAGTTCGCCGAACTGGACGACATCCGCGAGGTGACGGAGTACGCATGA
- a CDS encoding thioredoxin family protein: protein MAVTLKDFYADWCGPCKTQDPILDELEEDWTDRFEVEKINVDEEQDVANEYQVRSLPTLIVENDDGVVERFVGVTQREDLEDALEKAGA, encoded by the coding sequence ATGGCAGTCACGCTCAAGGACTTCTACGCCGACTGGTGTGGCCCCTGCAAGACGCAGGACCCCATCCTCGACGAGCTCGAGGAGGACTGGACCGACCGGTTCGAGGTCGAGAAGATCAACGTCGACGAGGAGCAGGACGTGGCGAACGAGTACCAGGTCCGCTCGCTCCCGACGCTCATCGTCGAGAACGACGACGGCGTCGTCGAGCGCTTCGTCGGGGTCACCCAGCGCGAGGACCTCGAGGACGCTCTCGAGAAGGCCGGCGCGTAG
- the npdG gene encoding NADPH-dependent F420 reductase, which produces MRIALLGGTGDIGQGLALRWAYDTDHEVLIGSRDAEKARTAAESYETELDSRGVDRTVKGFVNEMAADRADVVVLAVPPYHVGDTVDSVAGKLDEDTILVSPAVGMKGDEDGMHYHRPGAGSVTAIAAEAAPDDVSVVGAFHNLSADRLANLDVELHLDTLVVGNDTDAKDIVRRLADEIEGLRSLDAGPLANAAEVESVTPLVINIARYNDGMHDVGVTFE; this is translated from the coding sequence ATGCGAATCGCACTGCTCGGTGGCACGGGCGACATCGGCCAGGGGCTCGCGCTCCGCTGGGCCTACGACACGGACCACGAGGTACTGATCGGCTCGCGCGACGCCGAGAAGGCGCGTACGGCGGCCGAGTCGTACGAGACGGAGCTGGACAGCCGCGGCGTCGACCGGACGGTGAAGGGCTTCGTCAACGAGATGGCGGCCGACCGCGCGGACGTGGTCGTGCTCGCCGTCCCGCCGTACCACGTCGGCGACACGGTCGATTCGGTGGCGGGGAAGCTGGACGAGGACACCATCCTCGTCTCACCGGCGGTGGGGATGAAAGGCGACGAGGACGGGATGCACTACCACCGGCCCGGCGCGGGCAGCGTCACCGCCATCGCCGCCGAGGCGGCCCCGGACGACGTGTCGGTCGTCGGCGCGTTCCACAACCTCTCGGCGGACCGGCTCGCCAACCTCGACGTGGAGCTCCACCTCGACACGCTGGTCGTCGGGAACGACACGGACGCGAAGGACATCGTACGCCGGCTCGCCGATGAGATCGAGGGACTACGTTCGCTCGACGCCGGCCCGCTCGCCAACGCGGCGGAGGTCGAGAGCGTGACGCCGCTGGTCATCAACATCGCGCGCTACAACGACGGGATGCACGACGTCGGCGTGACGTTCGAGTAA